From the genome of Spirochaetae bacterium HGW-Spirochaetae-1, one region includes:
- a CDS encoding phosphotransferase family protein: MSAIDKAINVRQGEELDASKVEAYLRDTLSGLQGQIEISQFPSGFSNLTYLVKFGDRELVLRRPPFGKKAKSAHDMLREYRILKTLKPHFRYCPEALAYCEDPAVMDVPFYVMERLKGIIFRKDLPEGMILPPDEARTLSENLVKVLCELHSIDYKAVGLDDFGKPEGYVQRQVEGWSKRYRDARTEDAPDYEKVMEWLHVKMPPDTDRPTIIHNDYKLDNAVLNPDNPLEITGILDWEMATIGDPLMDLGNSLAYWVEMNDPKVVQMIRMMPTNLEGMLTRNEQVDLYGDITGRKIDNFDYYLCFGLFRLAVIAQQIYYRYFHGQTKDKRFAMLIHAVKILEGFALSITEKSDL; the protein is encoded by the coding sequence ATGAGCGCCATCGATAAAGCCATCAATGTCCGGCAGGGTGAAGAGCTGGACGCCTCAAAGGTAGAGGCATATCTCCGGGATACCCTCAGCGGTCTCCAGGGGCAGATAGAAATCAGCCAGTTTCCCAGCGGCTTTTCCAATCTCACCTACCTGGTGAAGTTCGGAGACCGCGAACTGGTGCTGCGCAGGCCCCCCTTCGGGAAAAAGGCCAAGAGCGCCCATGATATGCTGCGTGAGTACCGCATCCTGAAAACACTGAAGCCGCACTTCAGATATTGTCCCGAGGCGCTGGCCTACTGCGAAGACCCGGCGGTTATGGATGTTCCTTTCTATGTCATGGAGCGCCTGAAGGGTATCATTTTCAGAAAAGATCTTCCCGAGGGGATGATCCTGCCGCCCGACGAAGCCCGGACCCTGAGTGAAAACCTGGTGAAGGTGCTCTGTGAACTCCACAGCATCGATTATAAGGCAGTCGGGCTTGATGATTTCGGAAAACCGGAAGGTTATGTGCAGCGACAGGTCGAGGGCTGGAGTAAGCGATACCGCGATGCCCGCACCGAAGACGCACCCGATTATGAAAAGGTCATGGAATGGCTCCATGTCAAAATGCCTCCCGACACGGACCGACCCACCATCATCCATAACGACTATAAGCTCGATAATGCCGTGCTGAATCCCGACAATCCACTGGAAATAACGGGCATCCTTGACTGGGAGATGGCCACCATCGGTGATCCCCTCATGGACCTGGGAAACAGCCTGGCCTACTGGGTTGAAATGAACGACCCGAAGGTTGTCCAGATGATCAGGATGATGCCCACGAATCTCGAAGGCATGCTGACGAGAAACGAACAGGTCGATCTCTACGGTGATATCACCGGCAGAAAAATAGACAACTTCGATTATTATCTCTGTTTCGGCCTGTTCCGGCTGGCAGTCATCGCGCAGCAGATATATTATCGATATTTCCACGGCCAGACAAAGGATAAGCGCTTTGCCATGCTCATTCATGCCGTGAAAATACTTGAGGGCTTCGCCCTTTCTATTACAGAAAAATCGGACCTGTAA
- a CDS encoding TetR/AcrR family transcriptional regulator has protein sequence MTFKTFIADYATAVEDICREYFNQNRERIKIKKEAVAVKNLSIIVNSTLKLSNEKGFNAMSLRDLSADSGLSMGALYSYFASKDELLLLIQKHGQLTMKRILRDELEKCGTVREKLHAMVKTHLYLSEAMQYWFYFLFMETKNFSKESRTFSIDSELLTEGMIIDILKEGIDQDIFTDIDTRLTASVIKAMMQDWYLKRWKYKRRNISVDEYADYLISFIETYLRRQT, from the coding sequence ATGACCTTTAAAACTTTTATTGCCGATTATGCTACCGCGGTTGAGGACATCTGCCGCGAGTATTTTAACCAGAACCGTGAACGGATCAAAATTAAAAAAGAGGCCGTTGCCGTTAAAAACCTTTCTATTATTGTGAACAGTACACTGAAACTGAGCAATGAGAAAGGTTTTAACGCCATGAGTCTCCGTGATCTCAGCGCCGATTCCGGTCTCAGCATGGGGGCCCTCTATTCCTATTTCGCCAGCAAGGACGAGCTGCTCCTGCTCATTCAGAAACACGGGCAGCTCACCATGAAGAGAATTCTCCGGGACGAACTGGAAAAATGCGGAACTGTCCGGGAAAAGCTCCATGCCATGGTGAAGACCCATCTCTATCTGAGTGAAGCAATGCAGTACTGGTTCTATTTTCTTTTCATGGAAACAAAGAATTTCAGCAAAGAATCAAGAACCTTCTCCATTGATAGCGAACTTCTCACGGAAGGCATGATTATTGATATTCTCAAAGAGGGTATCGACCAGGATATCTTTACCGATATCGATACCCGTCTCACGGCATCGGTCATCAAGGCCATGATGCAGGACTGGTATCTCAAGCGATGGAAATACAAGCGGAGAAACATATCCGTCGACGAGTACGCTGATTATTTAATCAGCTTTATTGAAACGTATTTAAGGAGGCAGACATGA
- a CDS encoding acyl-CoA dehydrogenase: MDFTISDKMQTILGMIDEFVDKELIPLEPEFITHNFSEMVPVLKEKRKMVKQMELWGPQIPKELGGMGLNLVDHGLVSESLGRTPLGHYVFGCQAPDAGNIEILHTHGTEEQKKQYLKPLAGGDIRSCFSMTEVDMPGSNPVMLETTAVKDGDDYIINGHKWYTTAADGSEFAIVMAVTNPEAPMYLQASMIIVPTNTPGFNLVRNIPVMGHSGDDYASHGEILYQSCRVPQKNLLGAEGQGFVIAQDRLGPGRIHHCMRWLGICKRSMDLMCQRASERKISPDGKTLATRQIIQQWVADSAAEIQAARLMTLHAAWKIDTVGAKEARDEVSLIKFVVANTMQHVIDRALQVHGGLGMTDDTILAFFYRHERAARIYDGADEVHKASFARRYLNRYGRNGK, from the coding sequence ATGGATTTTACGATTAGCGACAAAATGCAGACCATTCTGGGAATGATCGATGAATTCGTCGATAAGGAACTGATTCCCCTGGAGCCGGAATTCATCACTCACAATTTCAGTGAGATGGTTCCCGTCCTGAAGGAAAAAAGAAAAATGGTGAAACAGATGGAACTGTGGGGCCCTCAGATCCCGAAAGAACTGGGGGGCATGGGGCTTAACCTGGTCGATCACGGCCTCGTCTCCGAATCCCTGGGCCGGACACCACTGGGGCACTACGTCTTCGGCTGCCAGGCTCCCGACGCCGGAAACATTGAAATTCTTCACACCCACGGCACGGAGGAGCAGAAGAAACAATACCTGAAGCCCCTGGCCGGCGGCGATATACGCAGCTGTTTCTCCATGACCGAAGTGGACATGCCGGGCTCCAATCCCGTCATGCTGGAAACAACAGCTGTAAAAGACGGCGACGATTACATCATCAACGGCCATAAATGGTACACCACGGCCGCCGACGGATCGGAATTTGCCATTGTCATGGCCGTGACAAACCCCGAGGCTCCCATGTATCTCCAAGCCAGCATGATCATCGTCCCCACGAACACGCCGGGATTTAACCTGGTGAGAAATATTCCCGTCATGGGTCATAGCGGTGACGATTATGCCAGCCACGGCGAGATTCTGTACCAGTCCTGCCGTGTACCGCAGAAAAACCTCCTGGGCGCCGAGGGCCAGGGCTTCGTTATTGCCCAGGACCGCCTGGGGCCGGGACGCATCCATCACTGCATGCGCTGGCTCGGTATCTGCAAGCGTTCCATGGATCTCATGTGTCAGCGCGCCTCCGAGAGAAAAATATCTCCCGACGGCAAGACCCTGGCCACACGGCAGATCATACAGCAGTGGGTGGCCGACTCCGCCGCGGAAATCCAGGCCGCGCGGCTCATGACCCTGCACGCGGCATGGAAGATTGATACCGTGGGGGCAAAGGAAGCCCGTGACGAGGTGAGCCTGATAAAATTTGTCGTGGCCAACACCATGCAGCATGTCATCGACCGGGCGCTCCAGGTTCACGGCGGACTGGGAATGACCGATGACACTATCCTGGCATTCTTCTACCGGCATGAAAGGGCCGCCCGAATCTATGACGGCGCCGACGAGGTACACAAGGCCTCCTTCGCCCGTCGCTATCTGAACAGATACGGGAGAAACGGTAAGTAG
- a CDS encoding histidine phosphatase family protein, with protein sequence MSTLYFIRHGQASFGKENYDRLSERGIMQASLLGQHFMHTGVAFDVIYTGTLERQIGTASEILRLSGEKGMNAPRMYLNDAFNEYDSRAVLTTLVPLLLTEDPSLKYDVDRLFTSRTSFQKIFELSMLRWISGNHPGELLPYRSFRDAVHSGINEIMKHFGRGKNIAVFTSGGPIAAAVMMALHISDEESMRLTWQIINTSVSRFKCTEDRFSLMSFNDVCHLELTGDRELITYR encoded by the coding sequence ATGAGTACACTGTACTTCATACGGCACGGGCAGGCCTCCTTCGGGAAAGAGAATTATGACCGTCTCAGCGAACGGGGCATCATGCAGGCATCCCTGCTGGGACAGCATTTCATGCATACGGGAGTTGCCTTTGACGTTATCTATACGGGGACCCTGGAGAGACAGATTGGAACAGCCAGTGAAATCCTGCGCCTCAGTGGTGAAAAGGGTATGAACGCTCCGCGCATGTATCTCAACGATGCCTTCAATGAATATGATTCAAGAGCTGTTCTCACCACCCTGGTGCCCCTCCTCCTGACCGAGGACCCATCGCTGAAGTATGATGTGGACCGTCTATTTACCAGCAGAACATCCTTTCAGAAAATTTTCGAGCTATCCATGCTGCGCTGGATTTCCGGGAACCACCCCGGGGAACTTCTTCCTTACCGGAGTTTCCGTGATGCCGTTCACAGCGGGATCAATGAAATTATGAAGCATTTCGGCCGGGGGAAAAATATCGCCGTTTTCACCTCGGGCGGTCCAATTGCCGCGGCAGTGATGATGGCTCTGCATATTTCCGATGAAGAGTCCATGAGACTCACATGGCAGATCATCAATACATCGGTCAGCCGGTTCAAATGCACCGAGGACCGCTTTTCTCTCATGAGTTTCAATGATGTGTGTCATCTTGAACTGACGGGAGACAGGGAACTCATAACATACAGATAA
- a CDS encoding CoA-binding protein, whose translation MSRKNIASVRFFSCNISNPFYILLTDARKKKRGFSMTRSFLHTLMNPKSIATAGAGNNVMKMGTMHLLSILKDGYSGKVYPIHPNDEIVLGQKAYKSPLDLPEAPELVLFILPSNQLLPVFEDFGKRGTKYAIVITAGFRETGSEGRVLEKKLVDIADKYGMRFIGPNCMGIINTEISLNTTVVPLQSPPGLLGFASQSGTYVTQSLPYLAKKGIRFSKAISVGNQANVNIIDALEYLGEDEQTRAISLYIEALSDVDRFLETARRITQLKPVLAQYIGGSEAGARSGLSHTGAMAGPDHLYDGLFRQAGIIRVHSIEDLYGFGWALATQPPLRGNRIGIVTNSGGPGSAVANTCETAGFSIPAFSENLQEQIKPLMPAHAPAGNPVDLTFAMDINILAHTIPELVMKSGEVDGVVLHGAMSSGFMKVLSKNLKTVLGDKPVNDVVKLSESRDLSENMQLPFKYGIPLIVSSFFDRDDHYTDCFMENNIPVYEAPERAALAMGMLLKYKKIRERKTGNGTTAGNPSSEALEIIRKAVSQNRVALDEYEAKRLLTSYGIPVSREFLAAGEKELAEIGGKLSFPVAVKVCHHEIMHKTERGLVHLGIKDSTGMIEAFRKIRAEAGEDVPVLVSEMVPGKREFLAGILREKNFGTWTAFGVGGIFTEALKDAVYRLSPLSVEEAREMIGDIRLSSLLGDFRKMGPVNIDSLAAVLQRLSMIPLIHPEIREIDINPLIICGSEPVVVDSLIVLGN comes from the coding sequence TTGTCAAGAAAAAATATAGCGAGCGTTCGTTTTTTTTCTTGCAATATTTCCAATCCCTTCTATATTTTGCTCACAGACGCAAGAAAAAAAAAGCGAGGTTTTTCAATGACACGATCCTTCCTGCATACATTAATGAATCCCAAATCCATTGCCACGGCAGGGGCCGGCAATAATGTTATGAAAATGGGGACCATGCATCTCCTGAGTATTCTGAAAGACGGTTATAGCGGGAAGGTCTATCCGATACATCCCAATGATGAGATTGTGCTGGGTCAGAAAGCGTATAAATCACCGCTTGACCTGCCGGAAGCGCCGGAACTGGTCCTGTTTATCCTGCCCTCGAATCAGCTTCTGCCGGTTTTTGAGGATTTTGGGAAAAGGGGCACTAAATATGCCATCGTTATAACGGCAGGTTTCAGGGAAACGGGTTCCGAGGGCCGGGTACTGGAAAAAAAGCTTGTTGATATTGCCGACAAATACGGCATGCGTTTCATAGGGCCTAACTGCATGGGGATTATCAACACTGAAATATCCCTCAATACCACGGTTGTTCCTCTTCAGTCGCCGCCGGGTCTCCTGGGATTTGCTTCCCAGAGTGGTACCTATGTGACGCAGTCCCTTCCCTATCTCGCGAAAAAGGGCATCCGTTTCAGTAAGGCCATCAGTGTGGGGAATCAGGCCAATGTGAATATCATAGATGCCCTGGAATATCTCGGTGAAGATGAGCAGACCAGGGCTATATCGCTGTACATCGAGGCCTTGAGCGATGTGGACCGCTTTCTTGAAACGGCCCGGAGAATAACACAGCTTAAACCGGTCCTTGCTCAGTACATCGGCGGATCCGAGGCCGGGGCAAGATCGGGCTTAAGTCACACCGGAGCCATGGCGGGGCCCGATCATCTCTACGACGGGTTATTCAGGCAAGCGGGAATAATCCGTGTTCATTCCATTGAGGATCTCTACGGCTTCGGATGGGCCCTGGCGACGCAGCCTCCACTCAGAGGAAACCGTATCGGCATAGTTACCAATTCGGGCGGACCGGGTTCGGCCGTGGCCAATACCTGTGAGACAGCAGGCTTCAGCATACCTGCTTTCAGTGAGAACCTGCAGGAGCAGATCAAGCCTCTCATGCCGGCTCATGCCCCGGCGGGAAATCCAGTTGATCTTACCTTTGCCATGGATATAAATATTCTAGCCCATACTATACCGGAACTGGTCATGAAAAGCGGCGAGGTGGATGGTGTTGTTCTCCATGGGGCCATGTCCTCGGGGTTCATGAAGGTATTGTCGAAGAATCTCAAAACGGTTCTCGGCGACAAACCCGTCAATGATGTGGTAAAACTTTCGGAGAGCCGGGATCTCTCGGAGAATATGCAGCTTCCATTTAAATACGGCATTCCTTTGATAGTATCGTCGTTTTTTGACCGTGATGACCATTATACCGACTGTTTTATGGAAAATAATATTCCCGTCTACGAAGCACCTGAAAGGGCGGCTCTGGCCATGGGGATGCTTTTGAAGTATAAAAAAATCCGGGAGCGGAAGACGGGAAACGGCACTACCGCAGGGAATCCCTCCAGCGAAGCCCTGGAAATTATAAGGAAGGCTGTGAGCCAGAATCGGGTCGCCCTTGATGAATATGAGGCCAAGCGTCTTCTTACCTCCTACGGGATTCCCGTTTCCCGGGAGTTTCTGGCCGCCGGGGAAAAGGAACTGGCGGAAATCGGGGGAAAACTCAGCTTCCCCGTGGCCGTTAAGGTCTGTCATCATGAGATCATGCACAAGACCGAGCGGGGACTGGTCCATCTGGGAATAAAGGACAGCACAGGCATGATAGAGGCTTTCAGGAAGATACGGGCCGAGGCCGGTGAGGATGTTCCCGTCCTTGTGAGCGAGATGGTTCCGGGCAAGAGGGAGTTCCTGGCCGGTATACTGCGGGAGAAGAATTTCGGCACCTGGACCGCTTTTGGCGTGGGCGGTATTTTTACCGAGGCCCTGAAAGACGCGGTGTACCGCCTTTCTCCGCTTTCAGTCGAGGAGGCCCGGGAGATGATCGGCGATATCAGGCTCTCATCCCTCCTGGGTGATTTCAGGAAAATGGGTCCGGTTAATATTGATTCTCTGGCGGCAGTCCTGCAGCGCCTCAGTATGATACCGCTCATTCATCCCGAGATTCGGGAGATCGATATCAATCCCTTAATTATCTGCGGCAGCGAACCCGTGGTGGTCGATTCGCTCATCGTCCTGGGGAACTGA
- a CDS encoding short chain dehydrogenase, with amino-acid sequence MKSMEEKTAVITGAASGIGRALAVQLAAEGCALAIADVNDKGLKETADLVKGAGVDVMTAKLDVSVEKDVNKFAAAVMKRFGSVDIVINNAGVNHNGNMMDASIEDFEWIFSINFWGVVYGTRAFLPHLVKRSEASLVNISSLFGLLSVRKQSAYCATKFAVRGFTEALRQELRATGVAVTCVHPGGIKTNIAHTARISTAGGRGSKQDQEKLIKLFDRVAATSPEEAARVIIDGIKKKSTRVLIGKDAKLGSLVLRLFPAIYDRVLEKIL; translated from the coding sequence ATGAAATCAATGGAGGAAAAAACAGCCGTGATTACCGGCGCGGCATCGGGAATCGGCAGAGCCCTGGCCGTACAGCTTGCGGCTGAAGGATGTGCCCTGGCCATAGCCGATGTGAACGATAAGGGCCTGAAAGAGACTGCCGACCTGGTGAAGGGTGCCGGTGTAGATGTCATGACGGCTAAGCTCGATGTGTCCGTTGAAAAGGATGTGAATAAATTTGCCGCCGCCGTGATGAAGCGCTTCGGCTCCGTGGATATCGTCATCAATAATGCCGGTGTCAATCATAACGGCAACATGATGGACGCCTCAATTGAGGATTTTGAGTGGATTTTCAGCATTAACTTCTGGGGTGTTGTGTACGGCACAAGGGCCTTCCTGCCCCATCTTGTAAAGCGTTCTGAAGCGAGCCTCGTCAATATATCCAGTCTCTTTGGTCTGCTGAGTGTTCGGAAGCAATCGGCCTATTGCGCCACAAAGTTTGCTGTCCGGGGTTTTACCGAGGCCCTGCGCCAGGAGCTGAGAGCCACGGGTGTTGCCGTAACCTGTGTGCATCCCGGAGGGATAAAGACTAATATTGCCCATACGGCCCGCATATCAACGGCAGGAGGGCGCGGTTCAAAACAGGACCAGGAAAAGCTGATAAAGCTTTTTGACAGGGTGGCAGCCACGAGTCCTGAAGAGGCGGCACGTGTCATTATCGACGGCATTAAAAAGAAAAGTACCCGGGTTCTCATAGGGAAAGACGCGAAGCTCGGTTCCCTGGTTCTGCGCCTTTTCCCCGCTATCTATGACAGGGTGTTGGAAAAGATATTGTAA
- a CDS encoding peptidase encodes MNKKALSFIMIFFFLSSTCISGKKPVLLDGDIIFQESQSLQGEELKLATKSRYTHMGIIFKKGKDSYVYEAVQPVKITPLRQFTSRGLNGHFVIKRLKNRDEALTPQVIRKMKGIATGFLGKNYDSAFLWSDARIYCSELVWKVYKRAAHIEVGELQKLRDFDLTHPKVRQLMKKRYGASIPYNETVIAPVQMFRSEKLYIVQENN; translated from the coding sequence ATGAACAAAAAAGCCCTCTCTTTCATCATGATATTTTTCTTTTTATCCTCAACATGCATAAGCGGGAAAAAACCCGTACTGCTCGACGGCGATATTATCTTCCAGGAATCACAATCCCTCCAGGGCGAGGAATTAAAGCTGGCGACAAAATCACGATACACACACATGGGCATCATATTTAAAAAGGGAAAGGATTCTTATGTCTATGAGGCGGTTCAACCCGTGAAGATAACCCCGCTCCGCCAGTTCACAAGCCGGGGCCTCAACGGACATTTTGTAATAAAACGTCTTAAAAACAGGGATGAGGCTCTGACCCCCCAGGTGATACGAAAGATGAAAGGAATAGCGACAGGTTTCCTGGGGAAAAATTATGACAGCGCCTTTCTCTGGAGCGACGCGCGCATATACTGTTCCGAACTCGTGTGGAAAGTCTATAAGCGCGCCGCCCATATCGAGGTTGGGGAACTGCAGAAACTCAGGGATTTTGACCTGACACATCCAAAAGTCCGGCAGCTCATGAAAAAACGCTACGGTGCGTCTATTCCCTATAATGAAACAGTCATTGCTCCCGTGCAGATGTTCCGGTCGGAAAAACTCTATATCGTTCAGGAAAATAACTGA
- a CDS encoding DedA family protein: protein MSNINYGTVIFLMAVESSFIPFPSEVVIPPAGWKAAQGEMNLLLVIVAGTVGSMIGALFNYYLAILAGRKIIYAFVDTRLARALMLSREGVEKAELFFNRYGNISTFTARLIPAVRQLISIPAGLARMPLKNFLLYTLAGSLTWNIILGLMGYFLYSQKELLEEYYRELTYAGIFLALAVSAYILWSAMRKKSGNNSTAD from the coding sequence ATGAGCAATATCAACTACGGAACAGTGATTTTCCTCATGGCCGTAGAGAGCTCCTTCATCCCTTTTCCATCCGAGGTTGTGATTCCCCCGGCAGGATGGAAGGCGGCCCAGGGAGAGATGAACCTCCTCCTTGTCATTGTTGCCGGCACTGTGGGAAGCATGATCGGCGCTCTTTTTAACTATTACCTGGCCATACTGGCCGGGAGAAAAATCATCTATGCCTTTGTCGACACAAGACTTGCCCGGGCTCTCATGCTCAGCCGCGAGGGCGTGGAAAAGGCGGAGTTGTTTTTTAACCGGTATGGGAATATCTCCACGTTCACGGCGCGTCTGATTCCGGCAGTAAGACAGCTCATATCCATCCCGGCCGGTCTTGCCCGCATGCCCCTGAAGAACTTTCTTCTGTATACCCTGGCCGGTTCCCTGACGTGGAACATCATTCTCGGTCTTATGGGATATTTCCTTTACTCACAAAAGGAATTGCTTGAGGAGTATTATCGCGAACTGACCTATGCCGGCATATTCCTCGCGCTGGCTGTCAGCGCATATATATTATGGTCCGCAATGAGGAAAAAATCCGGAAATAACAGTACGGCAGATTAA